Below is a genomic region from Leptospira yasudae.
AAAAACCGCCGAGGAGATCCTTGCGCTTGTAGTAATAATAATACCAGGAAAGTGCGCCTGAAATTCCAACGACAAAAAGAACATCCAGAATCGTGGTCCACCACGGTGAGCCTGAAAAAGAAGCAAGCGGCGTCAAAAAGAGTTGTGCGCTCAATCCGTGTAAAAAAGAATCAGGTAAATTCAGTAGGCTCATTCCAATACAGCATTTTCGGGAATTGTCTTTTAGTCGACTCATTTTACGACTCGTTCTAAAACTTGCTTCTTTTGGAGCAAAAAAGTCTAAAGCTCCGAGCCGACCCGCTCTCTTTTATAAGAAACGAATCGAAGAGATAAAAATTTCCGAGCCTCCAACGGAAAAGCGCAACTCTAAAAACGAGAAAACCAAGTTTGAACCAGAAAACAAATCAGCACACTAAGACTTTTGGTATAGTCGGATTTCCCCTTTCACACTCGCTTTCACCGCTCATTCACAATTCAATTTACAGAGACCGGGGGATCGACGCTTCCTATCTCGTCTTCGAAACGCCCGAACTAAATTCGGAAACGATCCGAAACTTTAGGGATTCCGGGGTTCTCGGACTATCCGTTACCATTCCCCACAAAGAAAAAGCCTTCGCTCTCGCGGACAAAGCCGACGACGCCTCCTCGATCATGAAAGCCTCGAATACGCTTCTCATAGGACCCGACTCGATTAACGCGCATAATACGGACGGAGAAGGCGCATATCGATCCATCTTAGAATGGTCGCCGGAATCCTTACAAAAAGGAAAAACCGTCATACTCGGAAGCGGAGGAAGCGCACGCGGAATCGCTTACAGCCTTGCGACTTCCGGAAAAATCAGCGACTTGATTCTCTGCTCGAGAAACGAAACGACCGGAAACGAAATCTGCGCGTTGATCGAGGAACACACAAACGTAAAAACCGAATACGTCACACCCGACGAGATAATAAACCGAAGCGAGGAAGTCGCGTTAGTCGTTCATACGACCCCGCTCGGAATGAAAGGACAATCACCCGGTCCTTTTTTACCCGGAGAATTCTTCACATCTTCCATGACTCTTTTCGACATCGTTTATAATCCCCTCGAAACGCCGCTCGTAACGGCCGCCAAAAAAAACGGAGCGAAGATTATTCCCGGCTCGGAAATGTTATTGTATCAAGCGATGAAGCAGTTCGAACTTTTTACGGGAATATCGCCTAACACGGAAGATGTGATCAAAACAAGAGAACGTTTGTCTCACGCGCTCGCAAATCGATGAACTCAGCGTCGCATTCCGGTTTTTTCGAATTCATCGACGGACTTTCCAACTTGGAAAAGACGAGGAACTTCAACGTCTTTACTGGTTATTCCCTCGAACCATTCGCGAACGTTCTTTCCAAATACGGTTTCGATCGGAGAAGCGCTTCCACACTTTGCAGAATTTCCGTAGTGGGAACGAACGCCAAAGGTTCTATCACTCATTTTTTGGGAGAATTCTTTCGGCTTTCCGGATTCAAAACCGGACTCTATACTTCTCCGCACCTTATTTCTCCCTTGGAAAGAATCCGAATCGGATCGCAAAACGAAAACTTCCGCGAAGTCGAAGAGCGGGAACTCGACCGATTGTTAAGCGAATGGAAAACCAAAGGCGCCGAATCCGATCTAAAAACCTTTTCCTTTTTCGAACTCTTTACCCTTGCCTCCTTTTTCTTTTTCGAACAAGAATCCGTCGAGATTCAAATCTACGAAGCGGGGCTAGGAGGAAGACTCGACGCGACCAAACTCTGCAACCCGGATGTGGTCGTTTTGGGAAGTATCGGACTCGATCACAAAGAAATTTTAGGAAACACAAAACTACAAATTCTCCGGGAGAAGCTCGGGATCTGCGGCTCCAATACGAAATCGCTTTTTGCGATCGAACAAAAAGAACCAGAGCTGAACGAAAAAATCCGGGAGTTCTGTTCCCGAAACGGAATCGAATGTTTTATTTTTTCGCAGACCCCGGTCGATGCGGACTATCTTTCCCGAAACAAGAACTTTAGTTATCAAGTATTTCAGAATATTCTAAACTTAGAATTCTTTAATAAAATCAACGAAAAGTACAAGAACGAAAGCGATTTTGCAAACAAGCGCGAAACGGAATTTGAGTCCACGGACCATCGAACCAAACTCAAAAACAGATTTATAAAACATCCTTTGGCGCATTACGAAAGCAGAATATCGCTTCCGCCCGGAAGATTGGCCGTTCTTCAAGATTCCCCTCTGCTCGTGTTTGATCCGGCTCATAATCCGGACGCGTTTTTCGAAACATTACGAAGTCTGAAATCTACCTATCCGAAATCGCGGTTTCAAGTCCTCGCGGGAATCTTAAAGGACAAAGACGGAAACGGAATCGTGGAAATTCTCCGGACGGCAAAAGCGCAATCCGACATTACGGACTTTCGGATTCTCGCCGATGCAGGATTTTCGCTTCCGCCGGATTGTTTGCCCGAAGAGACGTTGGATCGATCGCAGTTTCAAGAAAGAATTCTTTCCGCTACGCAAGCGCAGGAACCGATTTTGGTTTTGGGAAGTTTTCGATTGTTTCCGATCGTAAAAGAACTGCTCGATAAAAACAAAACGGATCGAGGAAAGAATGAAAGGCTCAAAGAAGAAGGATAAGGCGAATCGTCCTTTCCGAATCGAATTCCGCTTCGAATTTTACTTTAGCAAAACACGCACCAAACGACTCCGCTTAACATTCTTCCGTTTGAAAACAGGAAGTCGACGCACTCTTTAAAAGCGAAGATTGAACTTCGCGTAAGAATCGATCTCGATGATCTGTCCCGGGATCGCATACGGATTGTTGACCCTTTTCGGAGCAACGCCCACGTCCAAAGTCTCTTCGTCCAAACCGAGCCAATAAAACGTAGCGGCTAAAATCAGCATCGCCGCCATTCCGTAGACCATCACTCCGCCCGTCAGACCTTCGTGCCTTCCGAAGTTACCGGCCAACTTTTGATACTTACCTGCGTTATGATTCGTTTCACGGATAATTCGTTCCTGATACAAATACATTGCGACAAACTCATCTTGCGAAACGACGTTGGCCGATAAGTATAACGAAGTCAAACTGACCTGAGAACGCGCGCGATCGTAAAGATCGTTGGCTTGTAAGTTAAAGTAATAATAGCCCGCATAAAACAAAAGAGTCCCGTATAAGGAATAGATCGAGAAATCGTTGTACGAATGATCCAAAAACACGTTCTGCTTATTTTTATAATAGGAAACGCTGTCGCCTTGCCTCAAAGTCAGATCGAGTTTTAACTCTTCGTCCTTTTTCACTTCTACGCCTTTTAATAAATCGACATGTCCTTCCATGGATAAACGAAGTCGGTTGAATCCGGTTTTGACTCTGACGTTCTTCAGCGGAGTCTTTCCTAAAAACTCGGAGCCGAGATATACGTTTGCTCCTTCCGGATTCGAAGTCACGGAAATCAAACCGTCTTTCGGCGTTTTGGTAAGAATCATTTCGAAACTTCCTCCGTCCTGAACGGAAACTCTTTGCGTCTGACTTTGAAACCCGTCCATGTAATACTTGATGACGTGGTTTCCCGGAAGAAGATCCGATTTTTGAAGCGGAGTTTTACCGAGGAATTGTCCGTCCAAAAACACGAGTACCCCGTCCATATTTCCGGATTTAAACGAGAATTGGATCGTATTCTTTCCGAGAAGTTCCTTTTTGATCTCGCCGATCAAACCGTCCAGCTCTTGATAAGAGCGTCTAACGCTAGTTTTGGCTCTGAATTCTTTTCGGGAAGCGTCCTTGGAAGATCTCAGGATAAGTTTGAGTTCCATCTGCGAATCGCTCTTCTTCTCGTAAGTTCCCGCAAGATGATAAAAACATCCCTGCTTCTTCCCCGATAAAAAAAGAGTGCTGTCTTCGGGAGGAATTTCGTCCTGAATGTATTCCGTTTTCAGATTCAAAAAACGCGGATCTTTTTCGGGAGAGGTTTCTTTCGCATTCTTCACTTGTTCGAGAATATCTCCGTCCCATTCTCCCTTTTTTAACTTCTCTCTCCCGGTCGGTTTTCCGAATGCGTGCTGAGCGCTGGTCGGAATTACGTCCGGATCGAAAATCTGAAACAGATTCTTTAAACCGGAATACAGAACGCCGCCGTATCCTTTGCTGAGATAATCGATGCTCGCGTCCACGTTCTGATTTTTGAGCGGGAAAACGCAGAGTTTCCGTTCGGTTTCGAAGGTGATTCTTTCCCTCATACCGGCCTCGGGAAAACGATAATAATCGTCGATCCCCTGCGCCGAAATTCCCATACTCAAAATCGCTAATATTAGAATAAATGCAAATACTCGAATCATCTCTTTTCCACGTTCAATGCGGTGACCAAACCTACGATCCCAAGAATAGGCATCACCAATGCCAACGGAGCCGAATACGCGTAATCTCTCGCAAAAGAAATCTGTTCGCCCAAACCGGGTCCGAACCAATCGGAGCCCGCGCTCACTCCCAAATAACTAAAAAGCGCCAGCGTCATTACAACTCCGGGTAACCCTGTCGTAAACAGAACTTTCAACACGGGCAAGGACGCCGGAAAAATATGGTTTCGAAACACGTTCGCCCTCGACGCGCCGAAATATGCCGATGCTAATACGAATCCGCTTCCGTCCGTCTCGCGAATTTTGCTCTGCAAGGTTTCGTACGAAAACGCCCAATCCCCTAACAGGATCGCTACGACCAAAACGGAGGGCCCGTTGCCGAGCGCATGCACCGTCAACAACGCGATGAGCAAAGAAGGAACGGAAACGAACACGGAAGAGATCGGAGTAAAAAACAATCTTCCCGTAAACGGAAGAGAATATTGAAACAGACAAATCAGCGAAGTAAAGACCAGCGTCAATACGCGGGACGGAAGGGAGAACAACAACGTCGCGACGGTTCCGTATGCGAACAGACCGTAGACGTCCCTTCCCAAACGATCACAACCGAAAGGATGATTCCAAGTAACCGAACAAAAACTTTCCTCCAGAAAAACTTCCGTAGGAGGGTTTTTCCAAAGTACGCCCGCAATCGCCAACGCCGCAAAAAGAAATCGTAAAACGTTGCCCGCGGAAATCAAGAAAGACTCTCCTTTCCGGTAAGATTTTCCTGAAACCGCAAAGAGATTCTGCTGAACAGATAAAACGTAAGACCGCTGTAAAACAAAAGGGCGCTCAACAATTCGGCGTCCATCGTCTGAATCGCGTAATACATGGATTTGCCGATTCCCGGGAAAAAGAAAATTTCCTCCACGATCATCGCTCCCGAAAGAAGGGAACTGAAATCGAGCAGAATCAAAACCGCGAGCAAGGGAAGAATTTTCAACAATACATGATTCCATAATATTCTATTTTTAGAATATCCTCTGGCGCGGAGAACCTTGGCATACGGAGATTTTAATTCGATCTCGGCGAGACTGAGGGCGAACTGATAGATTCTCGCCCAAACCCTAGAACCCAAAGCGATTCCTGGAAGAATCACATACATCGTATTTCCGTTTTCATAACCGCCGGGCGGAAACCATTCCAACTGCACGAAAAATATCAAAAGCAAAACGACCGCGACCACGAAAACCGGCGTCGACAGGATCAGGTTGCTCAGAAACAGAAACGCCCTCCTCGAAACGCTTTCCTCGTTTTTGGAAACGATCAACGCGATCGCGATCGCCAAAAAACTTCCCCAGCCTACGGAAAAGATCGCAAGGTGCAAGGTCGGAAGGACGCGGGAAGAAATATGTTTCCACACCGATTCTCCCGAAGCGGTCTTGCCGGATTGAAAGGTTAGAATTCCTTTCACAAAGGAAAGAACCTGAGACGGAAAGGTTTTTCGTTCCAGAAAGGATTCTTCCTTGGAGACGGAGGAATCTGCGTAGAGATATTCCTGATTGATGGAACGCAGATGTCCGAAAAGGACGGAGAAAAAAATTAATGCGACAAGAAATAGAAAGAACCTGGAGATTTCCCCCTGCACGATTAAACGTTCCGAGAAAAAGCTTTTTGGATTTCCTCGAAGGACCCGGAACGAATCAATTTTTCTCTGTCTTCTTTTACGTTTAACGCCTTTGCGATTTGTGCGAGGGTTTTGATATGTTCTTGAAACTTGGTTTTAGGAACGATGAGAAGAATGAAGATGTGAACCGGTTGATGATCAATGGAATCGAAATCGATTCCCTGCGGATTGAGTCCCATCACGCATTTGAGTTCGTCGACGAGATTGACCGAACAGTGAGGAATCGCAACTCCGCTTCCGATACCGGTCGACATGGACTTCTCCCGAGCGAGAAGGGATTCCAAAATCTCCTCCTTATTTTCGGATTCGATCTGATGCGTATCGACCGCTTTCTGAAGAAGTTTGGAAATAACTTCTTCCTTGGTTCCGGATTCAAGATTGAATATGACGGTTTCGGGATGAAGAAGAGTCAATAGTTGATTCATACGAGAGCCTCTGACTCCGTTCGGATTTCTTTTTTTTGTCCGCGTTTGTTACGATACGAGATCATCATTCTAACCACAAATTCGAATTACTCTAATTGCCCGAAATTATCGACTCTGCTTCCCAGAAATATACGAATCAAACTGGCTTCAATGAAAAAATAGAAAACGGAAAAGCTGAAAAGCGGCAGATAGAAGCCGACTAAGACTTGGATGACATAAAAAAGAACTCCCGTCCCCAAAACCCCGATCAAAGAATATACCCAAGCGGTGTGTAAATTTCTTCCCGGAGCGGCGAAAAGAATCGAAAACGAAACCCAAGTAGACAAAAGCACGGAAGAATATTCCTGCGCAAGACTTCCCGTTCCCAAAATCAATCCGACTCCGAAAATCAACGGAATCTGAAACGCCTGCGGTCTTTTTAAAAACGCCGGAATCAAAAAAAGAATCGAAAACGTTCCCATCGTTTCCAGAGAAGAAAATCTCCAAGGAGAATATCCTTCCTGCGAAAAGGAAAGAACGCTGTAAAGATCGGAAATGGATTCGTCCCGAAAGGACAAACTCGGCTTCCCAGAAAGTCCGCTGAACAGATCGATCGCGGGCAAGAGAAGATACAAAACCAAAAAGATCAAAAGCTGAATGAGAGAAAGCGGAACCTGAATCCGCAGACGATTTTCCAACGGAGAATATAAAAATACTCCCGCGATTCCTGCAAGAATCCCCCAGATCACGGTTCCCGGATGAATCGGCAAAAGAAGAACGAAAATCCCCGTATGAACGATCCACTTCAAAGGATAAACAGGTCGTTTAACAACCGTAAATTGATAAACGAAACAAGTCGCGAGAACGATCGCATAACAAATCCATAATGGAACCGTTCCGAACAAAACGATTCCCGCAAGGGACAGAATTCCGATGAGAAGATCGGGGAAAAAAGGATCGGACTTACGGAAAAAACCGGTTTTGGTCACGAGGAGATAATCAGACATTTAGATTCTCCTTCTTTCCGTTTTTTGCGTCTCGAATTCGGTCGCGGAGAGAAATCCCCGAAGGACAAAGGAAGGTGCAGATCCCGCATTCGATACAAGCGTTGGAAAAGAATTGTCCCTGACCGGTCACGAGCGAAATCGGATTGCACTCGAGAGGACAATTGTAAGTGCATTCTCCGCATTCCGTGCAGGGAAGTTCCTTCTGCTCGCGGATCTTTCCGGCTACGAAGATGATGGAATGCTGTTTGTAGATATCTAAAAAATATTCCTCGGAAGAAGAATGGAATTCTCCTCCGTCAAAAAAGGAATTAAACGTAAAGCTCGGATATTCCTTCTTCTTTTCGAGAAGAAGAAAGCTGAGACTTTGTCCGTCCCGGAACTTGATCGGAGATTCTTCCTTTTTGAGTCCTCCGTTTTTGCCAACGTAATAGATGCTGATATGCCTTTCGATAAAGGGAATCTTTTTGAATAAGGCGCGGTAGAGATGATAGAGAGTTTCGGGCCCGAGATAAAGAATATTCTCTTTTTGGAATGTCTTTTCGGAGAGCGCCTTTTTTACGAAATACTGGGGAAATCCCGCGGGATATTCGTATTTGCGGAACGGAACCGGAGAAAGGATATAATCTTTCACGTTCGCGCCCGGAAACCAAACCTTCAAGTATTCTAAAAATTGAATATGCAATTCTTTGCATTCTTCCGAGAGGATCTTTCGAAAGTCGACGGACTGCGTTTTTGTATAAGGCGAAAGTACGATCAGGGAGGAACGGAACGTTTGAAACAGAGTCGACAACTTCGTATCGGCGAAATCGAGCGATACAAGTCCGAGTTCGTCCATTCTTTCGAGAGCCTGTTCCAGTTTTAAGGAAGAATCGATCTGCGTTTCGCCCGATAACTGAAAACTTCCGTCCTGAACGATCCGAATCTTGGTCGAATGTTCTCCTTGGATCAAACTCGCGATCCCGTCGACGGGAGATAAAAGTGTTCCGACGGATTGCCGAAGAAGCGGCTCGCCCGCGCGTACACGGGTGGGGAATTCTTTTAGATATAAGGCTCCCGGTTCGGGAAATAATGTAAAAGGTTCTTCCAGGACGGTCTTACGGGAAAACTTTCCGTGGACCAATCCTGGCTTGAGAGTAAAAGCGGAGGGCTTCAAAACTCTTTAGGTGAGAGTTTTCACCATGTAGATTTCGTCTTTGATCGGGAGTTCTTTCTTAAGATTTTTGATATAAGGAAGAATTTCGCCCATCGGCTCATAGAATTCACAGTTCACTTGCATACGGCGAGCAACGGTGAAATATTTATAGAGCTTCTCTTCTCCGGATCTTTTGGACCATTTTTTCTTGGTACATTTTACGCGGAGAATGTATTTATCTGCCTCGGATTCATACTGTCTTACGGTTACGCAGTGCAGGCAATTAGCGCAGTAAACTTTCTCACTCATCGGGGTTCCTATAAAAGTAGCGGTATTTTGTCAATTTTTCAGAAAAAAGTGCGGAGTCAAGCAGAAGCCTCCTCGTCTTTGTCCGCAGGATAGGAGATTCTCTCTTCTACCCTGCTAGTTAGACGGCGGCTTAGGCCTGAGCGGGAAGTTCTTCCGTGGACTCTTGCTTGGAAGCCCCGAGTTTCCAGAGGGCTTCTTTCAGGGATAAATATCCTACGTAGAAGAATCCGAGCGCGTAGATTGCCAAGAATCCAACGATTTGCGGTTTTCCAAGAATGAAGGAAAGAACCACGGTTCCCAGGCAGTAGATCCCCATCAGGAACTCAAGAACCACGTGGAAATCCAAAGGAACAGTGTATTTTAATCTTTCTTTCAAAACGTCCGTGCTTTTCTCGATTTTGAGTTTCGGAGTGCGTTTGAAAGAAGACTGAATTCCGAGAATCGCTTCGAGCCATGCTCTCGTATTTACGATCGCGATTCCGGTTCCGATCATGATTAGAATCGGGAGATAGACCATTCTTCTCTTCCAATCTTTATGGAGAGTTTTCTGGGAATACGCGTAGAAAATCATCGGTCCGATGGAGCCTACGGAAAGAATTGCCGCGGTTCCCATCAAGATTTCGATCGGAAGATCGTAAAAGCTGAATCCGGACCAGTAGTCCATCAAAAGCAACGGAGCGCTGAACAGGATGTTGATCACCATCAAAGGGTGAACGGAATAATTGATTAAGTGAACGATGGCCTCGGATTTGATTCTCCAAGGAAGATCCGCGCGAAGAATTCTCGGAAGAAGTTTCACCGCAGTTTGGATGGAACCCTTGCACCAGCGGAACTGCTGGGATTTGTAAGCGGAGATCATCGCAGGGATCTCAGCTTTACATTCGATATCTTTAAAATAACGGAACTTCCATCCTCTCATTTCGGCACGGTAAGAAAGATCGAAGTCTTCGGTAAGAGTGTCGTGTTCCCATCCGCCGGAATCGATAATACATTCTTTTTTCCAGATTCCCGCGGTTCCGTTGAAGTTCATCCAAAGGTGAGAACCGTTTCTTGCCACCTGCTCGATCATAAAGTGACCGTCGATTCCGAAGGATTGAGCCTTGGTAAGAACGTTGTATTCCGCGTTTACGTGTCCCCAACGAACCTGAACCATTCCGATTTGCGGATCTTCGAAATAAGGAACGGTTTTGATTAAGAAGTCGGGATCGGGCATGAAGTCCGCGTCGAAGATGGCGATGTATTGACCGCGAGCCACTTTCATTCCGGCTTCGAGGGCGCCCGCTTTGTATCCGGTGCGCTCCGCTCCGGATCTGTGAAGGTGATGAATGTCGAATCCGAGGGATTTGTAGTGAGCGATGAGTTTTCTGGACTTTTCGACCGTCTCGTCCGTGGAATCATCTAAGAGCTGGATTTCGAGTTTATCTTTCGGATATTTAAGTGCGACTGTGGTTTCGAGGAGACGATCCACAACATAGAATTCGTTGAAAATAGGAAGCTGAACGGTTACTACCGGAAGATTCGGGTCGTTTATGTCGAGAATCTTGTCGGGGTCGGATTCGCAATATGCATGGTTCTTTTTATAGAGATACACCATTACGTAGGTATGAATCCCGAAGAAAAAGAGAGCGACGATGTCGATCCCATAGATGGCTAGAAACAGTACAGTTACGACGGTCAGCATAATGCTGACCAGGAAAAATTTTGCCGGTTAAAAGTCAAAGGTTTTGCGCTGCATAAAATTTTTAGTTTTTAAAATCGGTTAACGTATTTTTTATCCGGGAGACTAATGTAGGAACTCCCACGGCCGATACTTTTCATGGATGGACAACAGCCTCCCTGGTTGTGTTCTTCCACTGCGAATTTTCATTTTGAAACGGACGGGGGGACGAAAGTTAAACCGTCCCCTTTTTTTGTACATGTCGAGCGATTCAAAAGAGTGAGATAACCAAAAGGCAGTGGAACGTCGCCATTGGTTCTCAGCGCAGCTGAGATAGTAGTCCGGTTGCGCCCACTTTTTCGTGGTAGTTCCCACAAATTTCCAACGGAAACGCCGCAGACGGTTCGTGATTTCTCGATGAGTGGTAGTTCCCACATCGATTTGGAATTCTAGATGATTCTAAAGTTCGGACGAAATGTAGGATCTCATACGAATCCTGATTGAACCTACGCAGCT
It encodes:
- a CDS encoding PTS sugar transporter subunit IIA; its protein translation is MNQLLTLLHPETVIFNLESGTKEEVISKLLQKAVDTHQIESENKEEILESLLAREKSMSTGIGSGVAIPHCSVNLVDELKCVMGLNPQGIDFDSIDHQPVHIFILLIVPKTKFQEHIKTLAQIAKALNVKEDREKLIRSGSFEEIQKAFSRNV
- a CDS encoding PEGA domain-containing protein, producing the protein MIRVFAFILILAILSMGISAQGIDDYYRFPEAGMRERITFETERKLCVFPLKNQNVDASIDYLSKGYGGVLYSGLKNLFQIFDPDVIPTSAQHAFGKPTGREKLKKGEWDGDILEQVKNAKETSPEKDPRFLNLKTEYIQDEIPPEDSTLFLSGKKQGCFYHLAGTYEKKSDSQMELKLILRSSKDASRKEFRAKTSVRRSYQELDGLIGEIKKELLGKNTIQFSFKSGNMDGVLVFLDGQFLGKTPLQKSDLLPGNHVIKYYMDGFQSQTQRVSVQDGGSFEMILTKTPKDGLISVTSNPEGANVYLGSEFLGKTPLKNVRVKTGFNRLRLSMEGHVDLLKGVEVKKDEELKLDLTLRQGDSVSYYKNKQNVFLDHSYNDFSIYSLYGTLLFYAGYYYFNLQANDLYDRARSQVSLTSLYLSANVVSQDEFVAMYLYQERIIRETNHNAGKYQKLAGNFGRHEGLTGGVMVYGMAAMLILAATFYWLGLDEETLDVGVAPKRVNNPYAIPGQIIEIDSYAKFNLRF
- the aroE gene encoding shikimate dehydrogenase, with amino-acid sequence MNQKTNQHTKTFGIVGFPLSHSLSPLIHNSIYRDRGIDASYLVFETPELNSETIRNFRDSGVLGLSVTIPHKEKAFALADKADDASSIMKASNTLLIGPDSINAHNTDGEGAYRSILEWSPESLQKGKTVILGSGGSARGIAYSLATSGKISDLILCSRNETTGNEICALIEEHTNVKTEYVTPDEIINRSEEVALVVHTTPLGMKGQSPGPFLPGEFFTSSMTLFDIVYNPLETPLVTAAKKNGAKIIPGSEMLLYQAMKQFELFTGISPNTEDVIKTRERLSHALANR
- a CDS encoding glutamate ligase domain-containing protein, with protein sequence MNSASHSGFFEFIDGLSNLEKTRNFNVFTGYSLEPFANVLSKYGFDRRSASTLCRISVVGTNAKGSITHFLGEFFRLSGFKTGLYTSPHLISPLERIRIGSQNENFREVEERELDRLLSEWKTKGAESDLKTFSFFELFTLASFFFFEQESVEIQIYEAGLGGRLDATKLCNPDVVVLGSIGLDHKEILGNTKLQILREKLGICGSNTKSLFAIEQKEPELNEKIREFCSRNGIECFIFSQTPVDADYLSRNKNFSYQVFQNILNLEFFNKINEKYKNESDFANKRETEFESTDHRTKLKNRFIKHPLAHYESRISLPPGRLAVLQDSPLLVFDPAHNPDAFFETLRSLKSTYPKSRFQVLAGILKDKDGNGIVEILRTAKAQSDITDFRILADAGFSLPPDCLPEETLDRSQFQERILSATQAQEPILVLGSFRLFPIVKELLDKNKTDRGKNERLKEEG
- a CDS encoding oxidoreductase, which gives rise to MKPSAFTLKPGLVHGKFSRKTVLEEPFTLFPEPGALYLKEFPTRVRAGEPLLRQSVGTLLSPVDGIASLIQGEHSTKIRIVQDGSFQLSGETQIDSSLKLEQALERMDELGLVSLDFADTKLSTLFQTFRSSLIVLSPYTKTQSVDFRKILSEECKELHIQFLEYLKVWFPGANVKDYILSPVPFRKYEYPAGFPQYFVKKALSEKTFQKENILYLGPETLYHLYRALFKKIPFIERHISIYYVGKNGGLKKEESPIKFRDGQSLSFLLLEKKKEYPSFTFNSFFDGGEFHSSSEEYFLDIYKQHSIIFVAGKIREQKELPCTECGECTYNCPLECNPISLVTGQGQFFSNACIECGICTFLCPSGISLRDRIRDAKNGKKENLNV
- a CDS encoding ABC transporter permease gives rise to the protein MISAGNVLRFLFAALAIAGVLWKNPPTEVFLEESFCSVTWNHPFGCDRLGRDVYGLFAYGTVATLLFSLPSRVLTLVFTSLICLFQYSLPFTGRLFFTPISSVFVSVPSLLIALLTVHALGNGPSVLVVAILLGDWAFSYETLQSKIRETDGSGFVLASAYFGASRANVFRNHIFPASLPVLKVLFTTGLPGVVMTLALFSYLGVSAGSDWFGPGLGEQISFARDYAYSAPLALVMPILGIVGLVTALNVEKR
- a CDS encoding cellulose synthase family protein, with the translated sequence MLTVVTVLFLAIYGIDIVALFFFGIHTYVMVYLYKKNHAYCESDPDKILDINDPNLPVVTVQLPIFNEFYVVDRLLETTVALKYPKDKLEIQLLDDSTDETVEKSRKLIAHYKSLGFDIHHLHRSGAERTGYKAGALEAGMKVARGQYIAIFDADFMPDPDFLIKTVPYFEDPQIGMVQVRWGHVNAEYNVLTKAQSFGIDGHFMIEQVARNGSHLWMNFNGTAGIWKKECIIDSGGWEHDTLTEDFDLSYRAEMRGWKFRYFKDIECKAEIPAMISAYKSQQFRWCKGSIQTAVKLLPRILRADLPWRIKSEAIVHLINYSVHPLMVINILFSAPLLLMDYWSGFSFYDLPIEILMGTAAILSVGSIGPMIFYAYSQKTLHKDWKRRMVYLPILIMIGTGIAIVNTRAWLEAILGIQSSFKRTPKLKIEKSTDVLKERLKYTVPLDFHVVLEFLMGIYCLGTVVLSFILGKPQIVGFLAIYALGFFYVGYLSLKEALWKLGASKQESTEELPAQA
- a CDS encoding ABC transporter permease, which codes for MQGEISRFFLFLVALIFFSVLFGHLRSINQEYLYADSSVSKEESFLERKTFPSQVLSFVKGILTFQSGKTASGESVWKHISSRVLPTLHLAIFSVGWGSFLAIAIALIVSKNEESVSRRAFLFLSNLILSTPVFVVAVVLLLIFFVQLEWFPPGGYENGNTMYVILPGIALGSRVWARIYQFALSLAEIELKSPYAKVLRARGYSKNRILWNHVLLKILPLLAVLILLDFSSLLSGAMIVEEIFFFPGIGKSMYYAIQTMDAELLSALLFYSGLTFYLFSRISLRFQENLTGKESLS